One Acaryochloris thomasi RCC1774 DNA window includes the following coding sequences:
- a CDS encoding iron uptake porin, with the protein MPSCFWRFSLGLVGWIVMPSPIAAAQPSVTTPEDETSGLEGQVITPVWQLVPEAKEVAPRQVPVDSPNEPETVEFQPTTQLSGEAVFAFVYAAGDRPGSASIRPSLGRRIRLDVETSFSGEDQLRFRFQNTNVAELDDVFGTDMARLSIQGDDKNEIALSRLDYTFPIGDRTEVFLPVVGGSISDIADPLNPLFSGSGSGSVSRFGQRNPLYRQGGGAGVGLTHEVTDHLELSLGYLSDAENLLPEEEYVAFAQATYEPTDTLSLGLLYAYGFNGLDTGTGSEQSNDPFMDQSDAISSHSVGIQATADVTPQFTLSGWAGLTRATATDLSNSPEADILNWAVTLGYSDLLGDSNVGGIVIGYPPQVISVQGPATHSLHLELFYKIHMNEQISVTPGIVVITNPEADPNRSPIVLGAIRTTFEF; encoded by the coding sequence ATGCCATCATGCTTTTGGCGATTCAGTCTGGGTCTAGTGGGATGGATCGTTATGCCTAGCCCCATCGCAGCGGCTCAGCCTTCTGTGACTACACCAGAGGACGAGACCTCCGGTTTAGAAGGACAAGTGATTACCCCGGTGTGGCAGCTCGTCCCAGAAGCTAAAGAAGTTGCTCCCAGACAGGTGCCAGTAGATAGCCCGAATGAACCAGAAACAGTTGAGTTCCAGCCCACGACTCAGCTCAGTGGTGAGGCTGTATTTGCGTTCGTCTATGCTGCAGGCGATCGTCCTGGGTCAGCGTCTATCCGTCCTAGTCTTGGGCGTCGAATCCGTTTGGATGTTGAAACCAGCTTTAGTGGCGAAGACCAGCTTCGCTTCCGGTTCCAGAACACCAATGTTGCAGAGCTAGATGATGTCTTCGGGACCGATATGGCCCGTCTGTCGATTCAGGGGGATGACAAAAATGAGATTGCCCTCAGTCGCTTAGATTACACATTTCCCATTGGCGATCGCACCGAAGTCTTCCTTCCTGTGGTCGGCGGCTCCATTAGCGATATTGCTGATCCGCTCAATCCCCTCTTTAGCGGTAGCGGCAGCGGTTCGGTTTCGCGCTTTGGCCAACGCAATCCGCTCTATCGTCAGGGAGGGGGGGCCGGTGTGGGTTTAACCCATGAAGTGACCGATCATCTCGAACTCAGTTTGGGCTATCTCAGCGATGCCGAGAATCTGCTGCCGGAAGAGGAGTACGTTGCCTTTGCCCAGGCCACCTACGAACCCACGGATACCCTGAGCCTGGGACTGCTCTACGCCTATGGCTTCAACGGATTGGATACTGGCACGGGGAGCGAGCAGTCTAACGACCCATTTATGGATCAGAGTGATGCCATCTCATCTCACTCCGTCGGCATCCAGGCGACTGCAGACGTAACGCCCCAGTTCACCTTGTCTGGCTGGGCAGGCTTGACCCGCGCAACGGCCACCGATCTGTCCAATAGTCCCGAAGCTGATATTCTCAACTGGGCCGTTACGCTGGGATATTCTGACCTGTTGGGAGACAGCAATGTGGGCGGCATTGTGATTGGCTATCCGCCCCAGGTTATTTCTGTCCAAGGCCCCGCTACTCATTCACTGCACCTAGAACTGTTTTATAAAATCCATATGAATGAGCAGATTTCCGTCACCCCAGGGATTGTTGTAATTACCAACCCCGAGGCAGATCCCAATCGGTCTCCCATTGTCTTGGGAGCGATTCGCACCACCTTCGAGTTTTAA